Part of the Flavobacterium sp. MDT1-60 genome, AATCTGTTTAATCGATGAGAGATGAACAAAATAGCGCAATTTGGTTTTATTTTTTGAAATAAATTCATTGTAAAGTTTTCTGTATTTCTGTCCATTGCCGAGGTAGCTTCGTCTAGAATTAGAAATTGAGGTTTTTTGTATAACGCTCTCGCCAAAGCTATAATTTGTTTTTGTCCTCCGCTTAAATTAATTCCTTCTTCGCCAAGATTAGTTGCCAGTCCTTGTGGTAATTGGTCGAAATAATAGTCAAATTCATATTCTTGAATAAATTGCATCACTTTTTCTGGTGTATCAATTGCGTCAAGAAGGATATTATAAATTAGATCTCCGTTGAATATTGTAATTTCTTGTGGAATCACCGCAATTAAGTCTCTATAACTTTTTAGAGCTATGCTTTGAAGCGGATATTGATTGTTTACAATTATATTTCCATTTTCAAATGGATAAAAGCGCTGCAATATTTGTCCCAAGGTACTTTTTCCACTACCACTTTCTCCAACAATAGCAATAAATTTTCCTTTTTGGATTTCAATATTTATGTTGTGAAATAGCTCGCTTCTTCCTGCAAAACGGAAAGAGAGATCTTGAACGGAGATTTGTTCAATTCCTGAAATTTCGGACCCTTCTTTTTTCTCTTTTTCGATTGATGCGAATTCATACATTCGGTTAAAAGCAATTTTGGCTTCGTTGATTGGAATTGCAACCAACGCTAAATTTGCAATCGATGGTAAAAGTGAACCAGTAATCCCCAAAATTGCAATTAATTCTCCCGTTTTTATTCCTTTATTAAATACCTGTATTGATGTATAAATTAAAATACCAATTAGAAAGACAATACTGGCCAGTCCTGACTGCCAAGAAAGTGTTATGTGTATCTTTCCAAGATTGAATATTTTTTCTTGAAAATTGGCAAAAATCAGATTGTTTGTTTTGCTGAAAATTTCTTGTTTATTATCATTTTTTATAGTCGAAATTCCTTGAATGGTATTGATGTAATTACTTTCGTTAAAAGCATAGCTTTGCATCACTTCTTTTTGTGCAATGATTATTTTTTTATTGCTTCTGTAGATGATGCAAAAATAAATAGGCAAACTCAACAATGAAATTAATCCTAACTTCCAGGAATAGCTAAACAGAAATCCCAGCGATATAATAGAAACAAAAACATCTATTACCAAAGAACTCGTTAATGTTTTTATAACGTTTTGTACACGTTGCGTATCGTTTAATCGAGCGACTAATTCCCCAATTTCCTAGTGTCAAAAAAAGGTTTTGGCAAATGTAAAAGAGAACCAAAAAATTGATTATTGATTCGGTTGTTAAAATCTTTAGATTGCTGTAATAAAAAGAATCCTCTCAAAACAGCAAATCCTACTCTTGCCAATAATAAAATGGTCAACAGACCAATACCTGAAATTAATTTTTTGATATTGTGAGATGGCAAAATGTCATCAATTAGTTTTTGGGAGAATAATGACATCGCCATTCCTAAACAGGCAACAAAAATACCTAGTAAAATGCTAATCCATAAAAGGTTATAATCTTCTCTCAGGATTCTAAAAACCATGTTCTTTGAGCATTTCTCTCTCTTTTTTCTTTAATAAAAGTTTCATTTGGTTCAAGGGTGAGGCAGGTTTTTGAGACCCAAATTTTTTCTAATTCATTTTAGATAAATAAAAGACCCCTTTTCCCGGGTCCCCAATTAAGAAGCCTTTTGTTCCGTCATACTCATAGCAAACTACATAATGATTAAGTTGCTTTTCGATTAAAACATGTAAGATTACGGGTTTTTTATGGTCTATAAGAACTTGAATATCGGCTTCACAGCCTTCTGCAGTAAAGCCTAATTTGTTTGCCGCCTGATACAAACCTAACAGTGAAGTACCTTGTTTGTTTGAACCACTTAGCTCACGAATTTTTTCAATAGTATTATTACCTTGATAAAGTTTTATGATGCTCATTAAACAAGCAACGCCACAATCTGATTGATCTAGTTGTTGTGCATGTATTTTTTCGATATGTTTTAGGTTCATGGTTGATTTATTCAAGATTCATTTTTTTATCAAAGTTTCAATCTTCATTTGCCCTTTTACTTGTTCGATAAGGTTTTGATTTTTGTCATAAAGAAGTAGGCATGGTAAGTTATTTATGTCAAAAGTAGAAGCGAAAGTAACTTTACTGTCAGATAAAAAATGAATACAATCATAGATGTTTAATTGTTTTTTTTGAGCGAATTTTTTGATTTTGTCAGGATTTTCAAATGACACGAAAATTAATTCTACATCTTTGAGATTTGTGATGTTTTCCTTTATCATTTGAGCTTCTTCGTTACAATATTCACATTCTGTATTGAAATAAATAAAAATTGTGGCGTGTCCTCTTTTTAGATTTTCATTTGTAAAAAAACCTCCTTTTGTGTTCTTATAAGAGAATTTAGGGATAGTTTTAATGTTCTCTGCAACTTCTTTTTATGGTTTATTTTGGATGCGATTTTATAGGCAAAAAAAGAAAGAACACTTATGAATAGTATAATGAATATTGTTTTTATATGTTTTTTCATTGATTTTTTCATGAATAATTAAGTGTGAAAAACATCATGGTTACTACCCAGAGTAATAAAGAAGGCACATAACTATAAGCGACAATCTTAAGGCCATTATCTGTATTGGTTGTAGTGAGTTGTCCCACTTGATAACCTAAATAAATGATATAAGCGAGTTCAAAAAGATTAAGAGTTTGAAACGGATAAATAAACCAGGTTTCTAGACCCTTATAGCCAACTATATTTAAAGCTGATAGAGGATAGAAATTTTGAATATCTTCTAAAGTATAATCAGTTTGAAAAAAATAAAACCAAACTATTTTGAAAACAGGAATCATCAAAAAAATAAATTCTGCTTTTAATGTAATATCCCAAAGGTTTTTGAATTTTAAATCTTTATTAGAAAAAAATAAACCAATATAAAGTATGGTAGCAATTATACTGGTTTTTATTAAAATGAAAACAGGCATAAACACATTTGCAACCCATTGCCATTTTTTTTGTAATCCTAGAATTTTTTTTATTTGTTGCGAGGTAAGTTGTTCGGATAACGAATTATAAAGTAGATCATCAAAATGTATTGCTTTTTTAAAAATTTCAGTAATTACAATTGAGATAATAGAGAGTATTAACCATTTTAGAAATGGTGATTTCATAATATTAATTTAGAGTTGAAAAATAGAGTGTTTTAATAGACTTTCATTTCTTTGACAAAAAGATGAAGTAATGTTTTAAAATATTGAAATAAGCTGAAATTTTTATTGGTGCTTAGTGTTATTCTTTTTTATTTTACCAATATACAATTCCCAATAACAGCCTAATGCTAATAGACTTGAAGAGATAAGACCGGATAATTGAATGTAAATGTTTATTGTATGGTCTAATCCATACTTTAATAATTCATAAATTTTTTGGCCAATTATAAATAGCGCAAAAAAAAGAATTATGGTTAGAATTGTTCGTCTGTTTTTTTTTATAAAATTCATTAGATTTTTCGTTGTTAAAAATCTCTCTCGAATTCGAGAGAGATTTCTTAAAGTTTGAACTATGATTACTTTTAAAATTTAAATTGTTTTAAAACTTGGATTTTTAAAGTTAAATTAGCGATCCATTTCTTCTTCTCGGGGACGTGATCCACCAGTGCCACAATCTTGCGCTAAAGCAATACTCCCATGAATAAAGGATGCGGCAAAGAGACCGGCACCAATAGGGCCAGTAACTAAAAATGCTCCTGCAAAAGTTAATCCTAAGCCAATTGCTGACCACCCACAACCTGAGGCTTGTAAATCAGCCATCTGATTTAATTCTAATTTTTTCATAATAATTTGATTATTGGTTAATATTTTTATTAATATCAAAATTAGAATGAAAGAGAAAAAAATCTTAGTCGAAAATCGGTTATTTAAAACCTAAATCTGAATAATTGTAAATTAAATCTTATTTTATATTTGTAAAAATGTTAAATATGAATAAAATTGTAGGAAATAATTTAAAGATGTTGCGTAAAGCAAAAAACATGTCTCAAGAAGAAGTAGCCGATATTTTAAAAATTTCTCAGTCGGCATATGCAAGAATGGAGAGAGGAGAAAGTGCTTCTTGGGCTGCCCATTTCAATCGAATCTGTCAGGCGTTTGAAATAGTCCCTGAAGAATTAATTAAAAAAGAGTTAGGAACTGAAATATATGCGAGTTTGATTGATCCTGAGCGATTAACTGAGCTTCGAATCTTAAGCGTTTACAGAAAAATAATAAAGAAATATGAATTGGAAATTGAAGATTTAAAAACTATCATTAAATATTTAAATAGGGTAAAAACAAAAAAGGCCTCACATAAGTGAAACCTTTCTAAAATATATATTTGAATTGAAATAATTACCTTTTATAAAGCAACATTAGTTTAGCTCTTTAGTCACAATCTGCATGGTCTCCCTACTCACTTGTTTCAATAAAACCGCTTTGTTTTCTTCAACCGTTTGAGCAGCTTTTTCTGTCAAGTGACGAATAGTGTACAAAGTCACATTTTCGTTATAATCAACTTTGAATTTTTTCGAAAGTATCGCGTTCAATTCATTGAAATTCTCAAATTTATCTTCCACGCAAACAGAAAAACTAATCGCTGAATTCTGAATTAAGTTTACTTTTAGTTTTAATGAAGTTTTGTAAAATATCACTAAAAGTTGTATTGTATAGCATTGCTTTAAATTTATAAGTTTTTTTTTATATTAATGATAAAAAAGATTAGCTGTTACTGGTAAAATACCTCAATATTCGAGAAGTATCTTTGAGCCTATTGAAATACCAAAAAATAACTTTGGACAAGAATATTTTTTATGTGAATGTATATACAAACAATTAAAAACAATGCATATTTAATATTTGAAATATGCTTCTATAAATTTTTTAGCTATAGCTCTTTTTAGGAATGCAAACAGCGCTTAAAGATTATATTTTTTAATTGTTACGTTTTTGAATATTCTTTTTATTTAAAAAAGAAAAATGTATACTTGTTATCAATTTAACCATAAGTTAAGATGAAATATTTTCGATAGTCAATTGAGAATATTTTTGATCTAAGAATTTACTTAAACCATAATTTAAATGATTACTAAAATGAAGAAAAACTATTTTTTACTTTTTTTATTGCTTCTGGTTTCCTTGTCAGGAAAAGCACAAAATGCATGGAAGAATGTTCAGATAGGAGGAGGGGGTTTTGTATCTGGAATTATTACCAGTAAAAATGATGCAGATTTAAAATATGCCAGAACTGATGTTGGCGGCGCTTACAGATGGGATGCTGCTAATAAAAAATGGATCTCTTTGCTGGATTGGCTAAGTATAGATCAGGTTGGTTATTTTGGCGTTGAATCGTTGGCAATAGATCCACAAAATAATAATGTGGTCTACTTATTGGTTGGAACCAGTTATTTTAATAATGGAAAAACGGCTATTTTAAAATCTACAAATAAAGGAAATACATTTACTGAAATTGAAGTGACTTCTCAATTTAAAGCACACGGTAATGGTATGGGGCGTTCGAATGGTGAACGTTTAGCTGTTGATCCAAATAATTCGAATATTATTTATTGCGGAACCAGAAACAACGGTATTTTTCAAAGTATTGATGCCGGTTTGACTTGGAATAAGTTGTCAGGTTTTCCGGTTACGACAACTTCAAATGCAAATGGGGTATGTTTTGTTGTTTTGGATCCGGCTTCGGTTTCAGGAGGTAAAACACAAACTATTTATGCCGGGGTTTCACAAGTTGGAGCTTCTAATCTATACAAAAGCCTTGATGGCGGAATTAGCTGGACTGCTGTTTCAGGAGCCACAACATCTTATATGCCTCAGCGTGCTGTTTTAGATTCAAATCGATCTTTATTAATTACTTATGCTGATATGGAAGGACCCTGGAATGGAACCCAAGGAAAAATATCAAAATTAAGCAGTACAGGAATTTTTACAGACATTACGCCAGCTGGTATTACAAGGCCGTTTGCAGGTATTGATGTAGATCCGGCAAATCCACAACGATTAATCGCTTCAACGACAAACACATGGTCGTTCCAATATAATACTCCTGGGGGGACAGCTGTATATGGGGATCATTTTTATGTAAGTACAGACGGAGGAACTAATTGGAGAGATTTAGTTGGTAATTCCGGATTTTCTTTTGAAACTAATGGCTGTACATGGGTTACCGGTCAGTCAATACACTGGGCAACAGATTTTAAATTTAACCCGACAAATACATCTCAGGCAAGTATTGTTTCAGGAAACGGACTTTTTACTTGCGATGATATTAATGCAGTTAAAACTACCTGGAAATTTGATGCAATCGGTATTGAAGAATCAGTTCCTTTAGATTTAATAAGTATTCCATCTGGTCCATTAATGAGTGTAATTGGTGACTTTGACGGATTTAAACATACAGATGTAACTGTTTTTGCTCCGCAACATGCTCCGACTATGGGTACTTCAACTTCTATTTCGTATGCTGCAGGAAACACAAACAAAATTGTGAGGTTAGGGGATTTCATGTATTATTCTGGAAATCAAGGTGCGACATGGGCCAAAACTGCAGCGGCCTTAATGGGACAAAGGGGCAGAGCAGCCTTGTCTTATGATGGTAATACCATTTTACATTGTCCTTCCGGTGCAACAAGTATATATCGTTCTGTTGATAACGGAACTTCATGGACAACCTGTAACGGTATAAGTCTTAGTGATGCAATCCCGGTTTCTGATCAGGTAATCAATAATAAGTTTTATGTTTATGATCAACCAACAGGATTGATGATGATTAGTACTGATGGAGGGGCTAATTTTGTTTCTGCAGGTAATGCCGGTTCATTGGGTTCAAAATTAATTCGAACTGTTCCCGGTAATGCAGGACAAATCTGGATTGCAATGAATGGTGGAGGTTTAAAACGTTCAATTGATGGCGGTCTGACTTTTGTTGTTCCTTCAGCAAATGTAACAGCTGCTTCAGCTGTAGGTATTGGTAAAGCAGCTCCTGGAAAAACATATCCTTCTATATATATTTGGGGAACAGTAAATGGAGTTACCGGTGTGTTTCGTTCTATTGATGAGGGCGTTACATGGCTTCGTGTAAATAATGATGCGTATGAATTTGGCGGAACAGGAAACGGTAATTTTGTAATTGGTGATATGAATACTTTTGGCAAGGTTTATATGAGTACCGTAGGAAGAGGAATTGTTTACACCGACAGTGATGCAAGTCTTGGGATTTCTGATAACGAATTTAAGAATGATACTCAGATATTCTCTGTAAAAGCGCATCCTAATCCAATGAAAGATTATGTGGTATTAGAACTGCCTGATTATACAAACGGAACTCTGGTTAATATTCAGGTTTATAATTTATTAGGGAAATTGATAAAGAAAGATATGTATACGGTTTCAAATAATACTGTAACATTGTTCTCTAATGATTTATCAAATCAACATGGTATATTATTGGTAAAAGTAAAAACCAGCAACGGAAAATCAGGTATTGTAAAAATTATAAAATAAAAACACCTTTTTTGAATTGGCTGATTAAAAAAATAAAGGTCTCACTTTTTGGTGAGACCTTTATTTTTTATGCTGAATTTAATAATGTAACCTGTCTAAAACTAATTTAGTTCTTTAGTCACAATCTGCATGGTCTCCCTACTCACTTGTTTCAATAAAACTTCTTTATTTTCTTCAACAGTTTGTGCAGCTTGTTCTGTAAAATGACGAATCGTGTATAAAGTCACATGTTCGTTATAATCAACTTTGAATTTTTTCGAAAGTATCGCGTTCAATTCGTTGAAATTCTCAAATTTATCTTCCACACAAACAGAAAAACTAATCGCTGAATTCTGAATCAAGTTCACTTTGATTTTAAATTCATGGAACAAGGCAAAAATCTCACTGATATTTTCTTCCATGATGAAAGAGAAATCGATAGACGAAAGCGAAATTAAAAGCTGATTTCTTTTTACAATAAAACAAGGATATTGTGGTTCTAAATCAACACCTTTAGAAACGCAGGTTCCTTTTAATAATGGGTTGATAAATGATTTTACATACAAAGGAATTTCTTTTTTCTGTAAAGGTTGTAATGTTTTTGGGTGAATTACCGTTGCACCATAAAAAGCCAATTCAATCGCTTCACGATACGAAATTTGATTTAACAAACTCGCATTTTCAAAATAGCGCGGATCGGCATTCATAACTCCCGGAACGTCTTTCCAGATCGTTACACTTTCGGCATTTAAGCAATAAGCAAAAATTCCGGCAGTATAATCAGAACCTTCACGGCCTAAAGTCGTAGTGAAATTATTTTCATCTGCACCTAAAATCCTTGTGTGATATTTAATGTTTTTCTTGGAACATTTTTGCTGATGTTTTGTTGTGTAATTTCCCAATCCACTTCTGCATCTCTGTAATTTGCATTGGTTTTAATGAAATTACGAACGTCAAGCCAGTTAGTCTTAATTTCCATAAAATTCATGAAATGACTTAGAATTGTAGTCGAAATCAATTCTCCAAAACTCACGATCTGATCGTAAACAAAATTGTAATTTGGAGATTTATTGTGTGCTAAAAAGTATTCTAAATCAGAGAATTGATCTTTTACAGCCGCAAAAACAGCATGTTTTTCATCCTCAAATAAATCCAATAATATTTGATTATGATATTTCTTAATTTCCTGTACAGACGAATTTAACTCTGCCGATTTATCAAAGTAATTCTTGATCACAACTTCAAGAGCATTTGTGGTTTTACCCATAGCCGAAACCACCAAAATTACATCTTCATACCCCACTTTTTGTAAAACGTCATAAACGTTTTTAATTCCATCTGCATCTTTTACAGATGCACCACCAAATTTAAATACTCTCATTTTTAATTTTGTATATTCTTTTAAACTCCAATTTTTTTAAATTCCAAACTCCAATTCTTGCTTAATTTCATAAAGATGCAGTAAAGTATCTTTTTATTTGCCAGGAATTTCACAAATTCACGATAATCAATTCGTGCTAATTCGTGGCGAACTGACACAGATTTAAAAGCATTTTAATCTTATAATCTTTGGCAAAATATATTTTTATAGTTTTTCGAGAAACGAATTAATTCCTGCTTCATCCATTTGAACCACTTGCCAGTCTTCAAGAATTCTTGCGCCTGAATTCTTATAAAAATTAACTGCCGGTGTATTCCAGTCTAAAACGTTCCACTCAATTCTTCTGACATTATCTCTTTTTCCTTGTTGCATAATTTCAGCATAAAGTGCAGATCCTAGACCTGTACCACGCATTTTTTCTTTCACAATTAAATCTTCAAGATGTATTGTTTTTCCTTTCCAGGTTGAGTAACGGTAATAGTATAATGCGATTCCAACAATTTCTTTCTGTTTTTCCTCATTTTCAATTTCTGCTACAAAAACATGAAATAATGGTTTTTCACCAAAGCCATCACGCACTAAATCTTCTTCGGTTATTACAACAGCTTCCGGTTCTTTTTCGAATATTGCCAACTCCTGTATCAATCCTAAAACTGATTTCATGTCTTCAGGATTTCCTTTTCTAATATTCATAATGATAAAATTTATTCTTTTGTACTATAATACAGTATTACCTTCCTCTCAACGCGTTTCTTTACGTAAACCTTTTCTTAAGGGCAATTTCTATATTCTTATTATTAAGTGTTTATTAGCTAAAAAAGTGTGTTTTTACTACGTGCTTTGTATCTTTAATTAGCAAATATACAATAGTAGCAAACTAACAAAATAATTTTTAAATCATTCTCACAAAATAAGCGATATTTGTGACTTAAAATTAAAACTATAACGATATAGCAATGGAAGAACGCAATAAAACACTGGGAGAGTTTATTATTGAGAACCAAAAAGCATTTCAGTATTCGTCGGGGGAGCTTTCCCGAATTATCAACTCGATACGTTTGGCAGCAAAGGTTGTCAACTATAAAGTAAACAAGGCTGGATTAGTCGATATTATTGGCGCTGCAGGCGAACAAAATATTCAGGGCGAAGACCAGCAAAAATTAGATGTGTATGCCAACGAAGTATTTATCCAGACGTTAATAAATCGTGAGATTGTCTGTGGAATTGCTTCTGAAGAAAACGACGAATTTATTACTGTCAAGGGGAGCGACAACAGTAATAATAATAAGTACGTGATCTTAATGGATCCGCTTGACGGATCTTCAAACATTGATGTAAATGTTTCTTTGGGAACTATTTTTTCTGTTTTTAGAAGAATAACGCCAATTGGAACTCCGGTAACAAGCGAGGATTTTTTACAACCGGGAATCAATCAGGTAGCAGCAGGTTATGTAATTTACGGAACATCCACAATGCTGGTTTATACAACCGGACATGGTGTAAACGGTTTTACATTAAACCCGGCAATCGGAACATTTTATCTTTCACATCCAAATATGCAATTTCCAAAAGACGGACATATTTATTCGGTAAACGAAGGGAATTATGTTCATTTTCCACAGGGAGTAAAAAATTACATTAAATATTGTCAACGCGAAGAAGATGACAGACCTTATACTTCAAGATACATTGGAAGTTTAGTTTCTGATTTTCATCGAAATATGATCAAAGGCGGAATTTATATTTATCCGACAAGTTCAAAAGCACCAAAAGGGAAATTACGTTTATTATATGAATGTAATCCTATGGCATTTATTGCTGAACAGGCTGGAGGAAAAGCGACAGATGGTTTTGGAAGAATTATGGAAATCCAGCCAACTGAATTGCACCAGAGAGTTCCGTTCTTCTGTGGAAGTCAAAATATGGTTGAAAAAGCCGAAGAGTTTATGGCAGAAGCTGAATAGTTTTCAGTCACAGCTTTCAGTCTTCAGTCTCAGATTCGACTATGAAATAAATAGCAAACCCGACAGGATTTTAATAAAAACCTGTCGGGTTTATCCGGTTAATTTCGATATAAGTTTTCTACTCCGTTCAAAAACAGTAAACGGCGACTAAAAATCTGAATATTATTTATGCATATGTTGCATTTCATAAATAAAAGTATCCCCGTCAACTTTTTGGTCTACTAATGACAATGCTTTTGCAATGATATAATCCACGTTACTTGGAGTAAATCCTAAAGCAACACTTATCTTTTTTAATAGTACTTCTTGTTTGTCTTCAAGATGATGATCAACATGTACCATTCTGGTTAAATCATATAAACGCTCTAAACGCTGAACATATGAATAAGGCGGATTAATTGGATATTTTAATGGATCGCTAAGAATTTCTTCGTACTCAGACTCTGTGATTTCTAAACGTGTAGCTAATTTATCTAAGAAACTTTTTTCTTCAGGATATACAACTCCATCTGCTAATGCTACGCGAACAATAGCTGAAAAGTGTCCTTTGTTTCTTTGTTTGAATTCGCTATCAAATAATTCTGAAAATGACATAATTATAAAGTTTTTTATCATGCAAAGATAAATCTTATTTTAAATTATTAATTTTAATTTTCTCATAAAATTTAACTTATTTTTCTACGTTGATTTAATATCGGGGTTTCTTGAATTTTCAAAATAAATCGTAAGTTTACATCCCCTTAATCAATTAATACCATTACCCCCTATGTCAGAATTTTGGATTTATTTTCAGATAGGATTAAAACACGTTTTAGATATCCATGCCTACGATCACGTTCTTTTTTTAATCGCCTTAACGATTCCGTATTTGTTTAAAGACTGGAAACGTATTTTGCTTTTGGTCTCTCTTTTTACAATCGGTCATACCTTGGCTTTGCTGCTTTCTGTCTTTGGAATTATTGCTATAAAAGTAAATATAGTCGAATTTTTAATTCCGATTACCATTTTAATAACAGCAGTATATCATCTTTTTACAGCTGGAAAAGCGACTAAAAATGAAGGTGTAAATTTAATTTTTATGGTGACGCTGTTTTTCGGAATCATACACGGACTTGGTTTTTCAAACTATTTTAAAACCATTTTAGGTGGTTCGCCAAGCTCAAAATTATTACCTTTAGGCGAATTTGCACTAGGAATTGAAGTAGCGCAGTTAATTGTGGTTTTTGTGGTTTTGATACTATCCTATATTGTGCAGACCGTGTTTCGTTTTTCAAAACGCGATTGGGCACTTGTAATGTCGGCTTTTATTATCGGAGTTGTGATTCCGATGATTATTGAAAGCCCAATTTGGAACAGATAAAATAAATGGACTTAAAAAAAATAAATAAGTACGATAAAGCGTACCTTCGTATTGCCAAGGAATGGGGGGCACTCTCTTACTGCAAACGTAAACAGGTAGGAGCTATTATCGTAAAAGACCGAATGATTATTTCTGACGGATACAACGGAACACCATCGGGATTTGAAAATTGCTGCGAAGACGAAGAAGGATTAACCCGCTGGGAAGTTCTCCATGCCGAAGCAAATGCAATTCTAAAAGTGGCCAGATCAACACAATCTTGTGAAGGTGCTACTTTGTATATTACACTTTCGCCCTGTAAAGAATGTAGTAAACTAATACATCAGTCTGGGATAAAAAGAGTGGTTTACCAAAACGGATATCGTGATGATTCAGGAATTCAATTTTTATTAAAAGCAGGTGTCGAAGTCGAACATATTCCTGTTTTAGAAGAGTAAATGAAATTTAATTCGAAATATTTACCAATCGTGATCGGAGCGACTTTTGCTCTGGGAACTGTCCTCGGAAGCCTGATGAATGCTCCCGTTGATGATGGCCTTTTGGCTAAAAATTACTCTAAAACCAAACTCAATAAACTGATCGATTTTATTAATAATGAATATGTCGACAGTATCAATACAGATTCAATTGTAAACCTGACAGTTGATAATATTTTATCCAAATTAGACCCGCACTCTGTTTATATTCCGCCAAGCGAACAGGCAGAAGTGGCGGAAAGTATGAAAGGTGATTTCGTTGGAATCGGAATTAATTTTTATATGTATAAAGATTCGGTTGCGATTATAAAACCAATTGAAAACGGCCCTTCGGCGAAAGCCGGAATAAAATCGGGTGACCGAATTTTATTTGCAGGAAAAACGAAATTATTTGGCAGAAAATTGCCTTCAGATAGTTTATTTTCTAAATTAAAAGGGCTACAAGGTTCGGAAATCGAATTAACCGTTTTTAGAAAATCGGAACAAAAGAAACTGAAGTTTAAAGTAAAAAGAGATGTTATTCCGATAAAAAGTGTCGATGCCTCTTTATTGCTTGGAAATAGTACAGGTTACATCAAAATTAATCGTTTTGCTGAAACTACTTTTAAAGAATTCAAAACCGGCTTGACAAGATTAAAACAAAGTGGTGCACAATCGCTTGTAATTGATCTTCGTGACAACGGAGGTGGTTATATGGAAGAAGCGGTGGCTATTGCCGATGAATTTTTGAAAGACAAACAATTAATCGTTTTTACCAAAAATAAAAATGGAACAACAGAGAAAACATATGCGACAAAAGCCGGAAGTTTTGAAACCGGAAAAGTATAT contains:
- a CDS encoding T9SS type A sorting domain-containing protein; this encodes MKKNYFLLFLLLLVSLSGKAQNAWKNVQIGGGGFVSGIITSKNDADLKYARTDVGGAYRWDAANKKWISLLDWLSIDQVGYFGVESLAIDPQNNNVVYLLVGTSYFNNGKTAILKSTNKGNTFTEIEVTSQFKAHGNGMGRSNGERLAVDPNNSNIIYCGTRNNGIFQSIDAGLTWNKLSGFPVTTTSNANGVCFVVLDPASVSGGKTQTIYAGVSQVGASNLYKSLDGGISWTAVSGATTSYMPQRAVLDSNRSLLITYADMEGPWNGTQGKISKLSSTGIFTDITPAGITRPFAGIDVDPANPQRLIASTTNTWSFQYNTPGGTAVYGDHFYVSTDGGTNWRDLVGNSGFSFETNGCTWVTGQSIHWATDFKFNPTNTSQASIVSGNGLFTCDDINAVKTTWKFDAIGIEESVPLDLISIPSGPLMSVIGDFDGFKHTDVTVFAPQHAPTMGTSTSISYAAGNTNKIVRLGDFMYYSGNQGATWAKTAAALMGQRGRAALSYDGNTILHCPSGATSIYRSVDNGTSWTTCNGISLSDAIPVSDQVINNKFYVYDQPTGLMMISTDGGANFVSAGNAGSLGSKLIRTVPGNAGQIWIAMNGGGLKRSIDGGLTFVVPSANVTAASAVGIGKAAPGKTYPSIYIWGTVNGVTGVFRSIDEGVTWLRVNNDAYEFGGTGNGNFVIGDMNTFGKVYMSTVGRGIVYTDSDASLGISDNEFKNDTQIFSVKAHPNPMKDYVVLELPDYTNGTLVNIQVYNLLGKLIKKDMYTVSNNTVTLFSNDLSNQHGILLVKVKTSNGKSGIVKIIK
- a CDS encoding peroxiredoxin, producing MKTIPKFSYKNTKGGFFTNENLKRGHATIFIYFNTECEYCNEEAQMIKENITNLKDVELIFVSFENPDKIKKFAQKKQLNIYDCIHFLSDSKVTFASTFDINNLPCLLLYDKNQNLIEQVKGQMKIETLIKK
- a CDS encoding TerB family tellurite resistance protein; the encoded protein is MSFSELFDSEFKQRNKGHFSAIVRVALADGVVYPEEKSFLDKLATRLEITESEYEEILSDPLKYPINPPYSYVQRLERLYDLTRMVHVDHHLEDKQEVLLKKISVALGFTPSNVDYIIAKALSLVDQKVDGDTFIYEMQHMHK
- a CDS encoding GNAT family N-acetyltransferase, translated to MNIRKGNPEDMKSVLGLIQELAIFEKEPEAVVITEEDLVRDGFGEKPLFHVFVAEIENEEKQKEIVGIALYYYRYSTWKGKTIHLEDLIVKEKMRGTGLGSALYAEIMQQGKRDNVRRIEWNVLDWNTPAVNFYKNSGARILEDWQVVQMDEAGINSFLEKL
- a CDS encoding helix-turn-helix domain-containing protein, with translation MNKIVGNNLKMLRKAKNMSQEEVADILKISQSAYARMERGESASWAAHFNRICQAFEIVPEELIKKELGTEIYASLIDPERLTELRILSVYRKIIKKYELEIEDLKTIIKYLNRVKTKKASHK
- a CDS encoding ATP-binding cassette domain-containing protein codes for the protein MYEFASIEKEKKEGSEISGIEQISVQDLSFRFAGRSELFHNINIEIQKGKFIAIVGESGSGKSTLGQILQRFYPFENGNIIVNNQYPLQSIALKSYRDLIAVIPQEITIFNGDLIYNILLDAIDTPEKVMQFIQEYEFDYYFDQLPQGLATNLGEEGINLSGGQKQIIALARALYKKPQFLILDEATSAMDRNTENFTMNLFQKIKPNCAILFISHRLNRLKNTADMIYILENKTVLVSGNHFKLMETNNFYSDYWKEN
- a CDS encoding cysteine peptidase family C39 domain-containing protein, with translation MNKSTMNLKHIEKIHAQQLDQSDCGVACLMSIIKLYQGNNTIEKIRELSGSNKQGTSLLGLYQAANKLGFTAEGCEADIQVLIDHKKPVILHVLIEKQLNHYVVCYEYDGTKGFLIGDPGKGVFYLSKMN
- the fbp gene encoding class 1 fructose-bisphosphatase, encoding MEERNKTLGEFIIENQKAFQYSSGELSRIINSIRLAAKVVNYKVNKAGLVDIIGAAGEQNIQGEDQQKLDVYANEVFIQTLINREIVCGIASEENDEFITVKGSDNSNNNKYVILMDPLDGSSNIDVNVSLGTIFSVFRRITPIGTPVTSEDFLQPGINQVAAGYVIYGTSTMLVYTTGHGVNGFTLNPAIGTFYLSHPNMQFPKDGHIYSVNEGNYVHFPQGVKNYIKYCQREEDDRPYTSRYIGSLVSDFHRNMIKGGIYIYPTSSKAPKGKLRLLYECNPMAFIAEQAGGKATDGFGRIMEIQPTELHQRVPFFCGSQNMVEKAEEFMAEAE